DNA sequence from the Nakaseomyces glabratus chromosome E, complete sequence genome:
GATAGGACAGTCAAAGCTGACCTGTCAAAGGACAGTTGTAAAATGTTTATTGGTGGTTTGAACTGGGAAACAACAGAGGATGGTCTGCGCGATTATTTTAGTAAATATGGTaaagttgaagaattgaagaTTATGAAAGATCCAGCCACTGGTAGATCTCGTGGTTTTGGTTTCTTGACTTTTGAATCCGCATCTTCTGTGGATGAAGTTGTAAAGACCCAACATATTTTGGATGGTAAAGTTATCGATCCTAAAAGAGCCATTCcaagagaagaacaagataAGACTGGTAAGATTTTTGTAGGTGGTATCGGTCCAGATGTGAGACCTAAAGAATTCGAAGAATTTTTCGCACAATGGGGTACTATCATTGATGCGCAGCTGATGTTGGATAAAGATACTGGTAGATCTAGAGGATTTGGATTCATTACATATGATACACCAGATGCTGTAGATAAGGTCTGTCAGAATAAATTCATCGACTttaaaggaagaaaaatagaaatcAAAAGGGCCGCTCCAAGACATCTTCAAAAAACTGGTGGTGCGCGCCAACCAGCACAACAAAGCTCTAATTCACAATATGGCATGGGCACAGGAAGTAATAGCAGTGGTCAATATCCAGGTTACGGCTTCCAGGATCCTATGATGTTTTCGAACCCAATGATGAGTGGTTACAACCCTATGTTTGCTAATAACAACCCTCAGATGCAAGAGTACTTCCAAAAAATGCAAGACTACTATAAACAGGTTCAACAACAAGGTGGTATGGATTACAACCAGATGTATCAACAACAGATGCAGCAAATGGCTATGATGATGCCTGGTTTCAACCCTTCCACTATGGGTCAGCAATCGCAAGGTAGCCCTGATGCCAACTCAACTAAGAGCCAAAGTAACGAAGCTTCGACACCAACACCAGATGATCAAGATAGAGGTAACAAAGattcttcaagaagatcCGGTGGTCCAGGTGGTTTCCGCGGTCGTCCAAATGATAGCAGAAGAGGTTATCATCCATACAATAGGTAGTATTTCGGTTTAGGGGATATATCACGTCttttctatatattttcCGGAGGAACGATCATGCAGTCactttcttttatttcatctATTTGGATTTCGCTATTCCTACGGTGAGTGAATTCTAATTTATGAGTTCACTTATTTGACCTATTGAGAGCTAGTGCAAGAGTCTTATATGACTAGCAACTCCTTCTTAATATGTAGTTGATACAAAATCTTTACGatatttttcagaaaataCACTTTGATTCATGAAtgatatcaaatttttacAAAGTAGTGTCGAAATTTGATTCCACTATCATTTATTATTCCTATAGTATACAGTGTCTTACattatttgttttatatatcCTCATCTGTATAActttgtaatatttttaaaataatTTACTGCTATTAAAGTTAAATTAAGCAGTGTATATACAGAGATATGTGCAAGTCAGCTTTACTTTTGTATTTTTCTAGCTATTAACTATAGTTTTAAGTTAGGAGAATTATAATGAACTTAAAAAGTGATTTAGGATATTTCTCCATGTGTAATACCCAGCTGAACAATGGCATAAATATTTAAGGCAGACAAGAATACCCAAACTACAAATGCAATTATGGAGACAACCCAATTATTTGCCATACTGACAGTCTTTCTGGTCTGGCCATTCTCCAGTTGCATGTCATCATTGTCAGAAGGATCCTCTTCCGCATCTTTCACAGTAATCTCAGTCTCCATAATCTTCTTATTACAGGTGAAGTAGATTAATGGCGCAACTAAGAAGGGTAAAACAATAGACAGTACAACTTGAGATGCGTTCAAGGCTTTGGAAAGAGCCTCCTTACCAATAGAAATAGAAATAGCTAAGCACGGAATCAAGGATATGGCTCTGGTGACTAGCCGTCTTTGCCATGGCTTTAATTTCCAATGGATATGTCCCTCACAAACGATTTGGCCGGCCATGGTACAGACGATACCAGCGGATTGACCACTCAGTAGCAAAGCTAGCATGAAAATAGTGCCTGCAATAGGAGCTAAGGTTTTCGATAATAGGTCATGGATGGTGTATAAATCAGCATCTGCTGCATCAGGATAACCATATAATGTTGAACCAGCAACAATTAGGATAGCACAATTAACAAATAGCGCTAGTGTAAATAGCGTCAGTCCTAGTTCTATCATAGAAAACTTCATACAGTATTTAATGGCTGATCTGGTTGGTCTATAGTTCTGGTATCTTTCATCAACAGctgtttctttgtttttctcatcttcatcatccttCAGCATAGAATAGTTACCATGATTGACATCATATTCCAACAGTCTTGGTTGAACCAATGCAGATCCCAAGAACAATGAATGAGGCATCACAGTAGCACCGAGAATAGAAATAGCTGTGTAGACACCATTATGTTCTAGCATTTGACGAGATGGCACGAAACCTCTGAACACCTTAGCAGCAGAAGTGCTTTTAGGGATATAAGCGAGCTCTACTGCAAAACAGATGCAAACACCAACGACTAACAATGCCACAAATAATTCAAACATACGTACAACTTTCATGGAAGAAGCGCCCGGTCTATAAGTAGCCATAATTGCTAGCACATCTACCAATGTAATGCAAACACCG
Encoded proteins:
- the SMF1 gene encoding divalent metal ion transporter SMF1 (CAGL0E01969g~Ortholog(s) have inorganic cation transmembrane transporter activity, solute:proton symporter activity), which translates into the protein MSTSGAENGVGASRARKSTCTEANDTDKVGVKTISEVTDLQTIESSPSTCEEPMSNKDVIKAAFKKYIKFIGPGLLVSVAYIDPGNYSTATSAGAANQFSLLCVVLLSNFIAIFLQCLCIKLGSVTGMDLSRACRKHLPRWANWTVYFFAECAIIATDVAEVIGTAIALNILIKVPLPAGVCITLVDVLAIMATYRPGASSMKVVRMFELFVALLVVGVCICFAVELAYIPKSTSAAKVFRGFVPSRQMLEHNGVYTAISILGATVMPHSLFLGSALVQPRLLEYDVNHGNYSMLKDDEDEKNKETAVDERYQNYRPTRSAIKYCMKFSMIELGLTLFTLALFVNCAILIVAGSTLYGYPDAADADLYTIHDLLSKTLAPIAGTIFMLALLLSGQSAGIVCTMAGQIVCEGHIHWKLKPWQRRLVTRAISLIPCLAISISIGKEALSKALNASQVVLSIVLPFLVAPLIYFTCNKKIMETEITVKDAEEDPSDNDDMQLENGQTRKTVSMANNWVVSIIAFVVWVFLSALNIYAIVQLGITHGEIS
- the HRP1 gene encoding Hrp1p (CAGL0E01947g~Ortholog(s) have mRNA binding activity, role in mRNA polyadenylation, pre-mRNA cleavage required for polyadenylation, response to DNA damage checkpoint signaling and cytoplasmic stress granule, mRNA cleavage factor complex localization); this encodes MSSDEEDFNDIYDTKDESKVDAKDDVKAEEKVPEAATSALDQLAALQASSANPDSNKDDAAKMPWETLQNTLNQLQTVTKEESPDKSKEEKSSNASVDSGTNVQSGNTGDRTVKADLSKDSCKMFIGGLNWETTEDGLRDYFSKYGKVEELKIMKDPATGRSRGFGFLTFESASSVDEVVKTQHILDGKVIDPKRAIPREEQDKTGKIFVGGIGPDVRPKEFEEFFAQWGTIIDAQLMLDKDTGRSRGFGFITYDTPDAVDKVCQNKFIDFKGRKIEIKRAAPRHLQKTGGARQPAQQSSNSQYGMGTGSNSSGQYPGYGFQDPMMFSNPMMSGYNPMFANNNPQMQEYFQKMQDYYKQVQQQGGMDYNQMYQQQMQQMAMMMPGFNPSTMGQQSQGSPDANSTKSQSNEASTPTPDDQDRGNKDSSRRSGGPGGFRGRPNDSRRGYHPYNR